Proteins encoded together in one Variovorax paradoxus window:
- a CDS encoding YbhB/YbcL family Raf kinase inhibitor-like protein: MNAAATPSLRRHPWVLRWAGLLTRGRHAGDASLASSDDVPAKLPVTLALRSPDFAHGAAMALRHAGEGVGDNRSPALAWNALPPQAAHWLLLCEDPDVPMARAITHLLAWGPRSLDALPEGALNVGHAPAGVARAPNGLGRDGYDGPRPLPGHGPHRYVFQLYALDTAPPAGLSRDTTLLPWLRVHALARGRVEGTYRRDWRGRPIAPSP, translated from the coding sequence TTGAACGCGGCCGCCACCCCTTCGCTGCGGCGTCACCCCTGGGTGTTGCGCTGGGCCGGCCTCCTCACGCGCGGCCGGCATGCCGGCGATGCGAGCCTGGCCTCCAGCGACGATGTGCCGGCGAAGCTGCCTGTGACGCTCGCGTTGCGCAGCCCAGACTTCGCGCATGGCGCCGCAATGGCGCTGCGGCATGCGGGGGAAGGCGTCGGCGACAACCGTTCCCCGGCGCTCGCATGGAATGCCCTGCCACCGCAGGCCGCGCACTGGCTGCTCCTGTGCGAAGACCCTGACGTGCCGATGGCGCGCGCCATCACGCACTTGCTCGCGTGGGGGCCGCGCTCGCTCGATGCATTGCCCGAAGGCGCGCTGAACGTCGGCCACGCGCCTGCGGGCGTGGCGCGGGCGCCTAACGGCCTCGGCCGCGACGGATACGACGGCCCCCGCCCGCTGCCCGGGCATGGTCCGCACCGCTATGTCTTCCAGCTCTACGCGCTCGATACGGCCCCGCCCGCAGGCCTGTCGCGCGACACCACGCTGCTGCCCTGGCTGCGCGTGCACGCACTGGCACGCGGCCGGGTCGAAGGGACCTACCGCCGGGACTGGCGAGGTCGCCCGATCGCACCTTCGCCCTGA
- a CDS encoding tripartite tricarboxylate transporter substrate binding protein, with translation MKNTSPRHDRRSFSLGLLALAAAAAMPARAQDPWPGGKPIRLVLPFSAGGPGDTNVRAMAQAQGKRLNQTIIVDNRPGAGGIIGSEYVAKSAPDGYTWLSAGNGAIANALLRPKMPYAESDLVPVVGTSSAPSVLVTNAGVPVQNLKELQAWARAKGRLNFGTAGSGSTGHFVAEMVESALGVPVTLVHYKSGSQTVNAIVGGEVDLASEAPIGVAAFVQSGKLRALALAARERTGPLKQVPTTVEQGFPTILMQHWGGIFAPKGTSATILDRIAEVTIAAYKEDADLVAQTERGGAQPMLLPRAAFERFLQEERARMAQIVAASHMTLE, from the coding sequence ATGAAGAACACATCGCCTCGCCACGATCGCCGCAGCTTCTCTCTCGGCCTGCTGGCCCTTGCGGCCGCCGCGGCCATGCCCGCCCGCGCGCAGGACCCCTGGCCCGGAGGCAAGCCGATCCGCCTGGTGCTGCCCTTCTCCGCCGGCGGCCCGGGCGACACCAACGTGCGCGCGATGGCGCAGGCCCAGGGCAAGCGGCTGAACCAGACCATCATCGTGGACAACCGCCCCGGAGCGGGCGGCATCATCGGCTCGGAGTACGTGGCCAAGAGCGCGCCCGACGGCTACACCTGGCTCTCGGCCGGCAACGGCGCCATCGCCAATGCGCTGCTGCGGCCGAAGATGCCCTATGCGGAGAGCGACCTCGTGCCGGTCGTGGGCACCAGCAGCGCGCCGTCGGTGCTGGTCACCAACGCCGGCGTGCCGGTGCAGAACCTCAAGGAACTGCAGGCCTGGGCGCGCGCGAAGGGGCGTCTCAATTTCGGCACCGCGGGCAGCGGAAGCACCGGGCATTTCGTCGCCGAGATGGTCGAGTCGGCGCTCGGGGTGCCCGTGACGCTCGTGCACTACAAGAGCGGCTCGCAGACGGTCAACGCCATCGTGGGCGGCGAAGTCGACCTGGCCTCCGAAGCGCCGATCGGCGTGGCGGCGTTCGTGCAGTCGGGCAAGCTGCGTGCGCTGGCCCTCGCGGCGCGCGAGCGCACGGGACCTTTGAAGCAGGTGCCCACCACCGTGGAGCAGGGTTTTCCGACGATCCTGATGCAGCACTGGGGTGGGATCTTCGCCCCGAAGGGAACGTCCGCCACGATCCTCGACCGGATTGCCGAGGTAACGATCGCCGCCTACAAGGAAGATGCCGACCTCGTCGCACAGACCGAACGCGGCGGCGCGCAGCCGATGCTGCTGCCGCGCGCAGCCTTCGAAAGATTCCTGCAGGAAGAACGCGCGCGCATGGCACAGATCGTCGCCGCGTCGCACATGACCCTGGAATGA
- a CDS encoding MmgE/PrpD family protein: MEVTAPAPDATRTTHATDPAGPTGRLAHWLAGFRLDDAPASARERAKALTLDGIACAIVGAQLPWSRTAAHIVQKFEGRGDRTIVGWGAHTSAPGAALLNGTFIQGFELDDYHPLGPLHSASIVLPALWAASEGELKVSGRQFLEAALAGYEVGPRVGMALHGAQMLSRGWHSGSVFGTHAAAASVGKLLGLDAARFEDALGLAGTQSAGLMAAQYEAMCKRMHHGFSARNGLYAAVLAEGGYTGIKRVFEREYGGFLSTFGEGHDPDASKITEALGERWEVERIVIKPYAAMGGIHSPLDALFDAGAQRELRAEEIARIEVEVSHAVYHHGWWVPERPLTPIGAQMNIGYALAVAVLDGAAMVRQFSPARIDADDVWALLPRIEVRHQPEFDAGGPLKRGRVRLAVTFTDGQRIQIERNASRAIESPQSNDEVAAKYRMLTDGLIDSARQRAIEDMTRSIEDLPDVRELLALLAPPVAAAFD, translated from the coding sequence ATGGAAGTAACCGCTCCCGCCCCTGACGCTACCCGCACCACGCATGCCACCGACCCCGCGGGCCCCACCGGGCGCCTCGCGCACTGGCTCGCCGGCTTTCGCCTCGACGACGCGCCCGCCTCAGCGCGCGAGCGCGCCAAGGCGCTCACCCTCGATGGCATTGCCTGCGCGATCGTCGGCGCGCAACTGCCGTGGTCGCGCACCGCCGCCCACATCGTGCAGAAGTTCGAAGGCCGCGGCGATCGCACCATCGTCGGCTGGGGCGCACACACCAGCGCGCCAGGCGCGGCGTTGCTCAACGGCACGTTCATCCAAGGCTTCGAGCTGGACGACTACCACCCACTCGGCCCGCTGCACAGCGCCTCGATCGTCCTCCCCGCGCTGTGGGCCGCCTCGGAGGGCGAGCTGAAGGTCAGCGGCCGGCAGTTCCTCGAAGCCGCGCTGGCCGGCTACGAGGTCGGCCCGCGCGTGGGCATGGCACTGCATGGCGCGCAAATGCTGTCGCGCGGGTGGCATTCGGGCTCGGTGTTCGGCACGCATGCGGCGGCCGCTTCGGTGGGCAAACTGCTGGGCCTGGATGCAGCGCGCTTCGAGGACGCGCTGGGCCTCGCGGGCACGCAGTCGGCCGGCCTCATGGCCGCGCAGTACGAGGCGATGTGCAAGCGCATGCACCACGGCTTCTCGGCGCGCAACGGACTCTATGCGGCGGTGCTGGCGGAAGGCGGCTACACCGGCATCAAGCGTGTGTTCGAGCGCGAGTACGGCGGCTTTCTCTCCACGTTCGGCGAAGGCCACGATCCCGACGCCTCGAAGATCACCGAGGCGCTGGGCGAGCGCTGGGAGGTCGAGCGCATCGTCATCAAACCCTATGCGGCGATGGGCGGCATCCACTCGCCGCTCGATGCGCTGTTCGATGCCGGCGCGCAGCGCGAGCTCAGGGCCGAGGAAATCGCGCGCATCGAGGTCGAGGTGAGCCATGCGGTCTACCACCACGGCTGGTGGGTGCCCGAGCGGCCGCTCACGCCCATTGGCGCGCAGATGAACATCGGCTACGCACTGGCGGTGGCGGTGCTCGACGGCGCGGCGATGGTCAGGCAGTTCTCGCCGGCACGCATCGATGCCGACGACGTGTGGGCGCTGCTGCCGCGCATCGAGGTGCGGCACCAGCCCGAGTTCGATGCGGGCGGACCCCTCAAGCGCGGCCGCGTGCGGCTGGCCGTGACCTTCACCGACGGCCAGCGCATCCAGATCGAGCGCAATGCCTCGCGTGCCATCGAATCGCCGCAGTCCAATGACGAGGTCGCGGCCAAGTACCGCATGCTGACCGACGGGCTGATCGACAGCGCGCGACAGCGGGCCATCGAGGACATGACGCGCTCCATCGAAGACCTGCCCGACGTGCGCGAGCTGCTCGCGCTGCTGGCGCCGCCGGTTGCGGCGGCCTTCGACTGA
- a CDS encoding Bug family tripartite tricarboxylate transporter substrate binding protein — protein MTLECFRNQKPPPGPGLLAAAALLSLGPPALAQTAWQPDRPVTLVVPYSAGGGTDATARAVSKQLGVIWKQPVVVENMPGADGLIGTRRVMEARPDGYTLLLQVPSIVVTKYTPGLKGIDPLARLEPVTAISQSPAAVVVSAKLPVKTFGEFVQYCKTAAQPCSLGTGESTARISAKQLAAEAGLPNLIVVNYRGTGAIVTDMIANNVNMAFTGITAALPHYKAGTLKILATQGPKRAAALPEVPTTAEAGYPQFQSVTWFGLFAPKGTPANVTQGIVAALREAVKDTDVQKTIAAAGAEPVVNAPAAFAAQVRQESDRLAALVKLYPLE, from the coding sequence ATGACCCTCGAATGCTTTAGAAATCAAAAGCCACCACCGGGCCCCGGCCTGCTTGCCGCAGCCGCCTTGCTCTCGCTCGGGCCACCTGCCCTTGCACAAACAGCCTGGCAGCCCGACCGCCCAGTGACGTTGGTTGTGCCCTACTCGGCAGGCGGCGGCACCGACGCCACGGCGCGCGCCGTCTCCAAGCAACTCGGCGTGATCTGGAAGCAGCCGGTGGTCGTTGAGAACATGCCCGGCGCCGACGGCCTCATCGGCACACGCCGCGTGATGGAAGCCAGGCCCGACGGCTACACGCTGCTGCTGCAGGTTCCGTCGATCGTCGTCACGAAGTACACGCCGGGCCTCAAGGGCATCGATCCGCTCGCCCGGCTGGAGCCCGTGACCGCCATCTCGCAATCGCCCGCCGCCGTGGTCGTGAGCGCGAAGCTCCCGGTGAAGACCTTCGGCGAATTCGTCCAGTACTGCAAGACCGCCGCGCAGCCCTGCTCGCTCGGCACCGGCGAGTCGACGGCACGCATTTCGGCCAAGCAACTCGCGGCCGAGGCGGGCCTGCCGAACCTGATCGTTGTGAACTACCGCGGCACGGGCGCGATCGTGACAGACATGATCGCCAACAACGTCAACATGGCGTTCACCGGCATCACCGCCGCGCTGCCGCACTACAAGGCCGGCACGCTGAAGATCCTCGCCACGCAGGGCCCGAAGCGCGCGGCTGCGCTGCCCGAGGTACCGACCACCGCCGAGGCCGGCTATCCGCAGTTCCAGTCGGTGACCTGGTTCGGGCTGTTCGCGCCCAAAGGGACACCGGCGAACGTGACGCAAGGCATCGTCGCCGCGCTGCGCGAGGCGGTGAAAGACACTGACGTGCAGAAGACCATCGCCGCGGCCGGCGCCGAGCCGGTGGTCAATGCGCCGGCCGCGTTCGCCGCGCAGGTGCGCCAAGAGAGCGATCGCCTCGCGGCGCTCGTGAAGCTCTATCCGCTCGAATAG